One segment of Streptomyces sp. XD-27 DNA contains the following:
- a CDS encoding phytanoyl-CoA dioxygenase family protein translates to MDTRLDTSRFHRAGYTVLRGLLPPAEVRELLAEFAALRAAGPLPGHFEPRPQDPHGPYDPLRAYPRVMNPHLVSELALRTLLDPRIGRVVTELLGEEPVAAQSMFYFKPPGARGQAPHQDNFYLRVEPGTCVAAWVALDRADRSNGGLEVVPGTHRMALFCPEEADPGTYFTKEHVPVPPGLARVPVDMDPGDVLFFNGSLVHGSEPNTTPDRFRRSFICHYAPRSTRNISRFYRTFTLGGDEVFLEPSSGGGPCGTEAD, encoded by the coding sequence ATGGACACGCGCCTGGATACGAGCCGGTTCCACCGCGCCGGATACACCGTGCTGCGCGGGCTGCTGCCGCCCGCCGAGGTGCGGGAACTGCTGGCGGAGTTCGCCGCGCTGCGGGCCGCGGGGCCCCTTCCGGGCCACTTCGAACCCCGCCCGCAGGATCCGCACGGCCCCTACGACCCGCTGCGCGCCTACCCGCGCGTGATGAACCCGCACCTGGTCAGCGAGCTCGCCCTGCGCACCCTGCTGGACCCCCGCATCGGCCGGGTCGTGACCGAGCTGCTGGGGGAGGAGCCGGTAGCAGCGCAGAGCATGTTCTACTTCAAGCCGCCCGGCGCCCGCGGCCAGGCGCCGCACCAGGACAACTTCTATCTCCGGGTCGAACCGGGCACCTGCGTCGCGGCCTGGGTCGCGCTGGACCGGGCCGACCGGTCCAACGGCGGCCTGGAAGTCGTCCCCGGCACCCACCGGATGGCACTGTTCTGCCCGGAGGAGGCCGACCCGGGCACGTACTTCACCAAGGAACACGTGCCGGTGCCGCCCGGCCTCGCCCGCGTCCCCGTCGACATGGACCCCGGTGACGTGCTGTTCTTCAACGGCAGCCTGGTGCACGGCTCGGAACCCAACACCACCCCCGACCGGTTCCGCCGCTCCTTCATCTGCCACTACGCGCCCCGATCGACCCGCAACATCTCCCGTTTCTACCGGACCTTCACGCTCGGCGGCGACGAGGTGTTCCTGGAGCCGAGCAGCGGCGGCGGACCCTGCGGCACCGAGGCCGACTGA